The sequence GCAGAGCCGCGTGCGCTGAGGGCTCCAGGGAGAGAGTCAGGCTCATGGAAGAGCTGGGCGGGGACTCCCCGCTGAAGTCTGTGGGGGCAGAGGCCACCTTGGCCCCTCGGCTCTGGGAACTAGTTTTGGCTGGCATGTGGGGGCCTGTGCCTCTCCGGGCCCAGTAGGAGGCAGACAGACTCATTGCCTCCTGGAGCCGAGCCCAGGCCTGGGAGTCGTTGCTCTGCACAGCCTCACAGAGGAGCCGGGCGTGCTCCCGCAGCTCCGCGATCTCCCGCTGGGTGCTGCTGTTCTGCCGGATCAGCTCCTTGGTCCGCAGGGTGACACCCAGCAGCCCCGACTTCCTCAGGATCTCCACTGTGTTGTGGAAGCGCCGCTGCTTCCCGAGGCTGGAACCCAGCTTCTTGGAGGCCCTAGCCAGCATCCTCCCCTCGGCCAGGTCCAGGAGCGCTGGGTTCCCCTGGGCCGTGACAGAACCATTGGCTGGCCACACCAGCTCTGTGGACGAAGTGACAGTGTTCTGGGACAGTGGCTCCAAGGTGCCAACAGAAGTCACTGGCAGGGTGCCACCCGGGTGCTGTTTCTCCCGCAGCCCACTGCTGGCGGGGGCATCTGACTGCGAGGACGACACCCAAGTCTCCTCCAGGCAGAAACGCTTGCTCTTGGCATGGCCAGCATTGCCACTTCGGGGCAGTGACCCGGCTGCAGCCTCGCTCTCCTGGCTGTGCCCTGGGTGGGGGGCGATCTTGGGGTAGGCGTTGAGGATGGGCAGGTAGGTGTCCTTGGCCTGAGGCTTCCGGCCAGGCAGCAGTGGCTTCAGTGTGGCTGCAGACACGGGCTGCTGGAGGAATAGGAGCcgggcctggccctgcacagTGTCTGGGGAGGCTTGGCCACTCCAGGCCAGGAGCTGTGCACTGGAAGAGGCTCCCAGGGGCTGCAAAGGAAAAGCAGGAGAGGAAGGTGAGCTGCCTGGACTC comes from Pelodiscus sinensis isolate JC-2024 chromosome 33, ASM4963464v1, whole genome shotgun sequence and encodes:
- the LOC142823385 gene encoding CLOCK-interacting pacemaker-like isoform X3 produces the protein MSAPRGAGRSRGTRSSEHQLQAVLRAVGQAGCGQQEGPQCAPASQRIREGLWLLRNALQAPSHHARSWQSSLGTGPICAAGSKAQPGGEQGPFTDTSSESLSTLDQADLEEPSICASHWAAKGPRLRMAPGLDSTFARFTPVYIVKNVILKQPLGASSSAQLLAWSGQASPDTVQGQARLLFLQQPVSAATLKPLLPGRKPQAKDTYLPILNAYPKIAPHPGHSQESEAAAGSLPRSGNAGHAKSKRFCLEETWVSSSQSDAPASSGLREKQHPGGTLPVTSVGTLEPLSQNTVTSSTELVWPANGSVTAQGNPALLDLAEGRMLARASKKLGSSLGKQRRFHNTVEILRKSGLLGVTLRTKELIRQNSSTQREIAELREHARLLCEAVQSNDSQAWARLQEAMSLSASYWARRGTGPHMPAKTSSQSRGAKVASAPTDFSGESPPSSSMSLTLSLEPSAHAALP
- the LOC142823385 gene encoding CLOCK-interacting pacemaker-like isoform X4, with the translated sequence MGGTRAGSLCLSLCAGRVGSRGLEMPGENPPATERPCQPLVERGVAVGHAAVSTSSKRCSGLLDKPAAGSRKAPSVHPPASESEKDSGFSDTSSESLSTLDQADLEEPSICASHWAAKGPRLRMAPGLDSTFARFTPVYIVKNVILKQPLGASSSAQLLAWSGQASPDTVQGQARLLFLQQPVSAATLKPLLPGRKPQAKDTYLPILNAYPKIAPHPGHSQESEAAAGSLPRSGNAGHAKSKRFCLEETWVSSSQSDAPASSGLREKQHPGGTLPVTSVGTLEPLSQNTVTSSTELVWPANGSVTAQGNPALLDLAEGRMLARASKKLGSSLGKQRRFHNTVEILRKSGLLGVTLRTKELIRQNSSTQREIAELREHARLLCEAVQSNDSQAWARLQEAMSLSASYWARRGTGPHMPAKTSSQSRGAKVASAPTDFSGESPPSSSMSLTLSLEPSAHAALP
- the LOC142823385 gene encoding CLOCK-interacting pacemaker-like isoform X2 — protein: MGGTRAGSLCLSLCAGRVGSRVGCAGCRVAEDLPQCDRPWQVAARDGDFPVGANEWLYHPAGPCPMVPVALPWGCSSHSSNKAHSGLEMPGENPPATERPCQPLVERGVAVGHAAVSTSSKRCSGLLDKPAAGSRKAPSVHPPASESEKDSGFSDTSSESLSTLDQADLEEPSICASHWAAKGPRLRMAPGLDSTFARFTPVYIVKNVILKQPLGASSSAQLLAWSGQASPDTVQGQARLLFLQQPVSAATLKPLLPGRKPQAKDTYLPILNAYPKIAPHPGHSQESEAAAGSLPRSGNAGHAKSKRFCLEETWVSSSQSDAPASSGLREKQHPGGTLPVTSVGTLEPLSQNTVTSSTELVWPANGSVTAQGNPALLDLAEGRMLARASKKLGSSLGKQRRFHNTVEILRKSGLLGVTLRTKELIRQNSSTQREIAELREHARLLCEAVQSNDSQAWARLQEAMSLSASYWARRGTGPHMPAKTSSQSRGAKVASAPTDFSGESPPSSSMSLTLSLEPSAHAALP